One genomic window of Indioceanicola profundi includes the following:
- a CDS encoding response regulator gives MPSILVADHHALMREGLVLILRDLVGGSAQVSSVPTCSELFARLENEGTGMVLLDPHMPGSPGNSVFAELRRRAPNYTLVAVSGRTDQHTVAEALRNGARGFIPKASGSNVLQAALETIWAGGVFVPDFPWQQPPAGAVAINGANENRADGREAARAGLTRRQAEVLDCIRRGYSNRDIALELGMSEGTVKNHVKALMKVLKVRNRTQAALLVL, from the coding sequence ATGCCTAGCATCCTAGTCGCGGACCACCACGCACTGATGCGCGAGGGGCTGGTCCTGATCCTGAGGGACCTGGTCGGCGGGAGCGCCCAGGTTTCTTCCGTCCCTACCTGTTCCGAACTCTTCGCCAGATTGGAGAATGAGGGGACGGGCATGGTCCTGCTCGACCCGCACATGCCGGGCTCGCCCGGCAATTCCGTGTTCGCGGAACTCCGCCGCCGCGCCCCGAACTATACTCTGGTCGCGGTCAGCGGCCGCACGGACCAGCACACGGTGGCGGAGGCGCTGCGCAACGGCGCACGCGGCTTCATCCCGAAGGCGAGCGGGTCCAACGTGCTGCAGGCGGCGCTGGAGACCATCTGGGCTGGCGGCGTCTTCGTGCCAGACTTCCCCTGGCAGCAGCCCCCCGCCGGCGCGGTTGCGATCAATGGTGCGAACGAGAACCGGGCCGATGGCAGGGAAGCGGCGCGGGCCGGCCTGACCCGGCGGCAGGCGGAGGTGCTAGACTGCATCCGGCGGGGCTATTCCAACCGCGACATCGCCCTGGAACTCGGCATGTCCGAGGGAACGGTCAAGAACCACGTCAAGGCGCTGATGAAGGTGCTGAAGGTCCGCAACCGCACCCAGGCGGCGCTGCTGGTGCTCTAG
- a CDS encoding GNAT family N-acetyltransferase, translated as MARRNTAADEQGSPDRVQRLMTPDGSEIDRLQGFRLNLKIEFRRCRRDDLEALEWWGQFSEHREIIRAAFERQRLGELVMLLADLEGFPIGQVWIDFRPTPRTEEGKISASLWAVRVLPPLRNQGIGEKLMLAAEEIVRGRRYDELALTVERSNPGAKRFYERLGYRTSGNADGEYSYRSPTGQVRRIPLNQWVMRKPLPR; from the coding sequence ATGGCAAGGCGGAATACTGCGGCGGACGAACAGGGTAGCCCCGACCGGGTCCAGCGGCTGATGACTCCGGACGGGTCCGAGATCGACCGGCTCCAGGGATTCCGCCTGAACCTGAAGATCGAGTTCCGACGCTGTCGGCGGGACGATCTGGAAGCGCTGGAATGGTGGGGGCAGTTCAGCGAACACCGGGAAATCATCCGCGCCGCCTTTGAGCGGCAGCGCCTTGGCGAGCTGGTCATGCTGCTGGCCGATCTGGAAGGCTTCCCGATCGGTCAGGTCTGGATAGATTTCCGCCCCACCCCGCGTACCGAAGAGGGAAAGATCAGCGCATCCCTCTGGGCCGTGAGGGTTCTGCCGCCGCTTCGCAATCAGGGCATCGGCGAGAAGCTGATGCTGGCGGCGGAGGAAATCGTCCGCGGCCGCCGCTATGACGAACTCGCCCTGACCGTGGAACGTTCGAATCCGGGGGCCAAGCGCTTCTATGAGCGGCTGGGCTATCGCACCTCCGGCAATGCGGATGGCGAATACAGCTATCGCAGCCCTACCGGCCAGGTGCGGCGCATCCCGCTGAACCAGTGGGTCATGCGCAAGCCGCTGCCGCGGTGA
- a CDS encoding tyrosine phosphatase family protein, with product MSETGFAPFRITVCGIDELPGHCDVGVSHVLSILDPGLPPPPAFGSFGEHVRLDLRFDDIIDPIPGKTLPEPQHVDAVLAFGQELLAESPGAHLLVHCHMGVSRSTASMALILAQSRPDRDPAEALAEVVRIRPQTWPNLRILEIGDQKLGLDGKMVAAARDHYARAAKAEPQKARFFREVGRGREVEHLDLP from the coding sequence GTGAGCGAAACCGGATTCGCGCCCTTCCGTATCACCGTCTGCGGCATTGACGAGCTGCCCGGCCATTGCGATGTCGGCGTCAGCCATGTGCTGTCCATTCTGGACCCCGGCCTGCCGCCGCCGCCTGCCTTCGGCAGCTTCGGGGAGCATGTCCGCCTGGATCTGCGGTTTGACGACATCATCGACCCGATCCCCGGCAAGACCCTGCCGGAGCCGCAGCATGTGGATGCGGTTCTCGCGTTCGGTCAGGAACTCCTGGCGGAAAGCCCGGGCGCCCACCTGCTGGTCCATTGCCACATGGGTGTTTCGCGCTCCACCGCCAGCATGGCGCTGATCCTGGCCCAGTCCCGGCCGGACCGCGATCCGGCGGAGGCATTGGCGGAAGTCGTGCGTATCCGTCCGCAGACCTGGCCCAACCTCCGCATCCTGGAAATCGGCGACCAGAAGCTGGGCCTTGACGGAAAAATGGTTGCCGCGGCACGCGACCATTATGCCCGCGCCGCGAAGGCCGAGCCGCAGAAGGCGCGCTTCTTCCGCGAGGTCGGGCGTGGGCGGGAGGTGGAGCACCTGGACCTGCCCTGA
- a CDS encoding DUF6491 family protein: MRHHPALLLPAAALIALLTLPAAGLAQAPEEPDEGRRVCVDVDRINGWTVAGDRTVELRVGARDRYLVELGTIAESAGLRSSSRIGIVPDIAGRLCSRGGRILADGLRIPVQDIQRLPPRGSEEASTE, from the coding sequence ATGCGCCACCATCCTGCCCTCCTGCTGCCCGCCGCTGCCCTGATCGCCCTGCTCACCCTGCCTGCCGCCGGACTGGCGCAGGCGCCGGAAGAGCCGGATGAGGGTCGGCGGGTCTGCGTCGATGTGGACCGGATCAACGGCTGGACCGTAGCCGGCGACCGCACCGTGGAACTCCGGGTCGGCGCCCGCGACCGCTATCTCGTCGAGCTGGGAACCATCGCCGAATCCGCCGGGCTGCGCAGCTCCTCCCGCATCGGGATCGTGCCGGATATCGCCGGCCGGCTGTGTAGCCGCGGCGGCCGCATCCTTGCCGACGGGCTGCGCATTCCCGTGCAGGATATCCAGCGGCTTCCCCCGCGCGGCAGTGAGGAAGCATCGACCGAGTGA
- a CDS encoding polyprenyl synthetase family protein, with translation MAVVTNLDTKRRKSGDDPLDALAALVADELKAVNDVIISRMHSPVELIPQLAGYIVAGGGKRLRPILTLAAAQLCGYKGDRQKPLAACVEFIHTATLLHDDVVDESDLRRGRASANAVFGNKASVLVGDFLFARAFQVMVEDGSLDVLRILSNASAVISEGEVLQLTTTNDTETSEEAYLEVIRAKTAELFAAACRIGAVVAERPHAEEEALRAYGLNLGIAFQLVDDVLDYSAVQARLGKTIGDDFREGKITLPVVLAFRRGDEEERTFWRRTMEEMDQQEGDLERAIEIMNRHNALRDSVERARHYGAVARDSLGLFASSPVKRALLDVIDFVVNRDF, from the coding sequence GTGGCCGTTGTGACCAACCTGGATACCAAACGCCGCAAATCCGGTGACGATCCCCTGGACGCGCTGGCGGCGCTGGTCGCCGACGAGCTGAAGGCGGTCAACGACGTCATCATCTCCCGCATGCATTCGCCGGTGGAACTGATTCCCCAGCTTGCCGGCTACATCGTGGCGGGCGGCGGCAAGCGCCTGCGGCCGATCCTGACCCTCGCCGCGGCCCAGCTCTGCGGCTACAAGGGCGACCGGCAAAAGCCGCTGGCGGCCTGTGTGGAATTCATCCACACCGCCACCCTGCTGCATGACGATGTCGTGGATGAAAGCGACCTGCGCCGCGGCCGCGCCAGCGCCAATGCCGTGTTCGGCAACAAGGCCAGCGTTCTGGTCGGCGACTTCCTGTTCGCCCGCGCCTTCCAGGTGATGGTGGAGGACGGCTCGCTGGACGTGCTGCGCATCCTGTCCAACGCCTCGGCGGTGATCTCCGAGGGGGAGGTGCTGCAGCTCACCACGACCAACGATACGGAGACGAGCGAGGAGGCCTATCTGGAGGTCATCCGCGCCAAGACGGCGGAGCTGTTCGCTGCCGCCTGCCGCATCGGCGCCGTGGTGGCCGAGCGCCCCCATGCGGAGGAGGAGGCGCTGCGCGCCTATGGCCTTAATCTCGGCATCGCCTTCCAGCTCGTGGATGACGTGCTGGACTATTCCGCCGTTCAGGCCCGTCTGGGCAAGACCATCGGCGACGATTTCCGCGAGGGCAAGATCACCCTGCCCGTCGTGCTGGCCTTCCGCCGCGGCGATGAGGAGGAGCGGACCTTCTGGCGTCGGACCATGGAGGAGATGGACCAGCAGGAGGGCGACCTGGAGCGGGCCATCGAGATCATGAACCGGCACAACGCCCTGCGCGACAGCGTGGAGCGGGCGCGCCACTATGGCGCCGTTGCCCGCGACAGCCTGGGCCTGTTCGCCTCCTCGCCGGTCAAGCGCGCCCTGCTGGACGTGATCGACTTCGTCGTGAACCGCGACTTCTGA
- a CDS encoding putative signal transducing protein: MKALMRSNNLVELSFCRALLADAGIATVLLDEHTSVLEGSIGAIPRRLMVDEEDWEQARDILADADIRAAD; this comes from the coding sequence ATGAAGGCGCTGATGCGCAGCAACAATCTGGTGGAACTGTCCTTTTGCCGCGCGCTGCTGGCCGATGCCGGGATCGCGACGGTGCTGCTGGATGAGCACACATCCGTCCTCGAGGGCTCCATTGGCGCGATTCCCCGGCGTCTGATGGTGGATGAGGAGGATTGGGAGCAGGCCCGCGACATTCTTGCAGATGCGGATATCCGGGCGGCGGACTGA
- a CDS encoding tRNA1(Val) (adenine(37)-N6)-methyltransferase, with amino-acid sequence MREPAVEPMEVTEDSLLGGRVRLLQPRHGYRVAVDPVLLAAAVPARAGESVLDLGCGVGAAALCLATRVPGVRVEGLELQPLNAELAVRNIGLNGLAERVAVHQGDLSVPPAGLAARRFDRIMMNPPFHPAGRHTRSPFAHKAVSHGEGAAGLADWVQAALRLLSARGTLTIIHSAERLDRVVALLEGRFGGISILPLWPRAGEPARRIIVHARRNVRSPSVLLPGLILHAEGQRYSAQAEAVLRDGASISVVSDPNAA; translated from the coding sequence ATGCGGGAACCAGCCGTGGAGCCCATGGAAGTGACGGAAGATTCGCTGCTGGGCGGCAGGGTACGGCTGCTGCAGCCGCGCCACGGCTACCGCGTGGCGGTGGACCCGGTTCTTCTGGCGGCGGCCGTTCCCGCAAGGGCGGGGGAAAGCGTGCTGGACCTCGGCTGCGGCGTCGGGGCGGCAGCCCTGTGCCTGGCTACGCGGGTGCCCGGCGTGCGGGTGGAGGGGCTGGAGCTTCAACCGCTGAACGCGGAACTGGCGGTGCGCAACATCGGGCTGAACGGCCTTGCGGAGCGCGTCGCAGTCCACCAGGGGGACCTGTCGGTTCCACCGGCCGGGCTGGCCGCACGCCGGTTCGACCGCATCATGATGAACCCGCCGTTCCACCCCGCCGGCCGCCACACTCGCTCCCCCTTCGCCCACAAGGCGGTCAGCCATGGGGAAGGGGCGGCCGGGCTGGCGGATTGGGTGCAGGCGGCACTGCGCCTGCTGAGTGCGCGGGGAACGCTGACCATCATCCACAGCGCGGAACGGCTGGACAGGGTGGTGGCATTGCTGGAAGGCCGATTCGGCGGAATCAGCATCCTGCCTCTCTGGCCGCGCGCCGGGGAGCCGGCCCGCAGGATCATCGTCCATGCCCGCCGGAATGTAAGAAGCCCGTCCGTTCTGCTGCCCGGCCTGATTCTGCATGCGGAGGGCCAGCGCTATTCGGCGCAGGCGGAGGCGGTGCTGCGCGACGGCGCGTCGATTTCCGTCGTTTCCGATCCCAATGCCGCCTGA
- a CDS encoding S49 family peptidase, with amino-acid sequence MPPDDRIWQGGQAATIYICMMMRRFRRLFGLENPPVVSLIRLSGVIAAGGGPLRQGGLNIAGTAPLLERAFAPAGLAAVAIVINSPGGSPVQSALIGKRIRALAEEKRVPVIAFVEDVAASGGYWIACAADEIVADPSSVVGSIGVISASFGFTEAIRKLGVERRVYTAGENKSILDPFQPEKEEDVARLKSLQLEIHDAFKQWVGQRRAGKLNGDAAELFSGAFWTGAKGLELGLVDRLGDARTVLRERFGNKVVIRGIGQKKSLFSRLRFSVVAPEIGSDLLSDLPSGLMTAMEDRAMWARYGL; translated from the coding sequence ATGCCGCCTGATGACCGCATCTGGCAAGGCGGGCAGGCCGCCACCATTTATATCTGCATGATGATGCGTCGCTTCCGCAGGCTGTTCGGCCTGGAAAACCCACCCGTCGTTTCCCTGATCCGCCTGTCCGGCGTCATTGCCGCCGGGGGCGGGCCCTTGCGCCAGGGCGGTCTGAACATCGCCGGCACAGCGCCGCTGCTGGAGCGGGCCTTTGCCCCGGCCGGGCTGGCGGCCGTCGCGATCGTGATCAACTCCCCCGGCGGCTCGCCCGTGCAATCCGCCCTGATCGGAAAGCGGATACGCGCGCTGGCGGAGGAGAAGAGGGTTCCCGTTATCGCCTTCGTTGAGGATGTGGCAGCCTCCGGCGGTTACTGGATCGCCTGTGCCGCCGATGAGATTGTTGCCGACCCCAGCTCCGTCGTCGGCTCCATCGGCGTCATTTCCGCCAGCTTCGGGTTCACCGAGGCGATCCGGAAGCTGGGCGTCGAGCGGCGTGTCTACACGGCCGGCGAGAACAAGAGCATTCTCGACCCTTTCCAGCCGGAGAAGGAGGAGGATGTGGCCCGGCTCAAGTCCCTCCAGCTCGAAATCCACGACGCTTTCAAGCAATGGGTCGGCCAGCGCCGTGCCGGAAAGCTGAACGGGGATGCGGCGGAACTGTTCTCCGGCGCCTTCTGGACGGGAGCCAAGGGGCTGGAACTCGGGTTGGTGGACCGGCTGGGCGATGCCCGCACCGTCCTGCGCGAGCGGTTCGGAAACAAGGTCGTGATCCGCGGAATCGGTCAGAAGAAGTCGCTCTTTTCCCGCCTGCGGTTCAGCGTCGTGGCGCCGGAAATCGGCTCCGACCTGCTGTCGGACCTGCCGTCCGGCCTGATGACGGCCATGGAGGACCGGGCCATGTGGGCGCGGTACGGGCTGTAG
- a CDS encoding M20/M25/M40 family metallo-hydrolase, which translates to MIIGAASAVLMGWAAMAHAEPASIPADQGAIVSNLQKKALAGSGAYAIVESLTTEVGPRLVGTPADKAAVDWAIAKLKELGFENVRAEPVQVEGWIRGEERAEVTAPYPQPLHVTALGGSVPTGPDGVEAEIAWFPTFDAMLAAPEGALKGKIAFIAQRTARTQTGAGYGYAVRMRGAGAVEAAKRGAVAVLIRSVGTDDHRFPHTGVMRYAEGVEKIPAAALSVADAEQLERMLDRGKPVRVRLRMTPEFPGAVTSHNVIGEVVGAEAPQEIVILGAHLDSWDLGTGAVDDGAGIGIVTSAAKLIMDSGQRPRRTIRVVLFAAEEAGLIGAKAYAAAHKDEMANHVIGTEADFGAGPVYAFGTRVHPDAKPATDLIMGHLAPLGILPSGEPASGGPDMIPLRQVGMPVVDLELDGTDYFDVHHTADDTLARVDPAKLDQSVAAYVTFAWLAAQGRGSFGPIPAE; encoded by the coding sequence GTGATCATCGGGGCCGCGTCTGCGGTTCTCATGGGCTGGGCCGCCATGGCCCATGCCGAACCGGCCAGCATCCCTGCCGATCAGGGCGCCATCGTTTCCAACCTGCAGAAGAAGGCGCTGGCCGGGTCCGGCGCTTACGCCATCGTCGAGTCGCTGACGACGGAAGTCGGGCCGCGGCTGGTCGGAACGCCGGCCGACAAGGCGGCGGTGGACTGGGCCATCGCCAAGCTGAAGGAACTGGGATTCGAGAACGTCCGGGCCGAGCCGGTGCAGGTCGAAGGCTGGATCCGGGGCGAGGAGCGGGCGGAAGTCACCGCCCCCTATCCGCAGCCGCTGCACGTCACGGCGCTGGGCGGCTCCGTCCCCACCGGCCCTGACGGGGTGGAGGCGGAGATCGCGTGGTTCCCGACCTTCGACGCCATGCTGGCGGCACCGGAGGGGGCACTGAAAGGCAAGATTGCCTTCATCGCCCAGCGCACGGCGCGGACCCAGACCGGGGCCGGCTATGGCTATGCCGTGCGGATGCGCGGGGCAGGCGCGGTCGAGGCGGCAAAGCGCGGCGCGGTAGCGGTGCTGATCCGTTCGGTCGGCACCGACGACCATCGGTTTCCCCATACCGGCGTGATGCGCTATGCCGAAGGGGTGGAGAAGATTCCGGCCGCCGCCCTGTCCGTCGCCGATGCCGAGCAGCTGGAGCGGATGTTGGACCGCGGCAAGCCGGTTCGCGTGAGGCTGCGCATGACGCCGGAGTTCCCGGGCGCGGTCACCAGCCACAACGTGATCGGTGAAGTCGTGGGAGCCGAAGCGCCGCAGGAGATCGTGATCCTGGGCGCGCATCTGGACAGTTGGGACCTCGGCACGGGCGCGGTGGATGATGGAGCCGGCATCGGCATCGTGACCAGTGCTGCGAAGCTGATCATGGACAGCGGCCAGCGGCCCCGCCGCACCATCCGCGTCGTGCTGTTCGCGGCGGAGGAGGCCGGTCTCATCGGCGCCAAGGCCTATGCCGCCGCACATAAGGACGAGATGGCGAATCACGTCATCGGGACGGAAGCGGATTTCGGTGCCGGCCCGGTCTATGCCTTCGGCACCCGCGTCCACCCCGATGCCAAACCCGCCACAGACCTGATCATGGGCCATCTGGCCCCGCTCGGCATCCTGCCCAGCGGTGAGCCGGCCAGCGGCGGGCCGGATATGATCCCCCTGCGTCAGGTCGGCATGCCGGTGGTCGATCTGGAACTGGACGGGACCGACTATTTCGACGTCCACCACACCGCCGACGACACGCTGGCGCGGGTCGATCCGGCGAAGCTGGACCAGTCCGTCGCGGCCTATGTCACCTTCGCCTGGCTGGCGGCGCAGGGCAGGGGCAGCTTCGGCCCGATCCCGGCGGAGTAA
- a CDS encoding PP0621 family protein, whose amino-acid sequence MLSKLLVFIVLVLAVWYGFKVMGRIQKQRARAEMEKARNPARVSAEDMVQCKACGVYVPAVGAMKCGRPGCPQG is encoded by the coding sequence ATGCTTTCGAAACTTCTCGTCTTCATCGTCCTGGTTCTGGCCGTCTGGTACGGCTTCAAGGTCATGGGCCGCATCCAGAAGCAGCGGGCCAGGGCGGAGATGGAGAAGGCCCGCAACCCGGCCCGTGTCTCGGCCGAGGACATGGTCCAGTGCAAGGCCTGCGGCGTCTATGTTCCGGCCGTGGGCGCGATGAAGTGCGGTCGCCCTGGCTGTCCCCAGGGCTGA
- a CDS encoding Fe2+-dependent dioxygenase codes for MILPVADILTPDQVAAILDRLSAGRFQDGKATAGWHAKLVKHNDQLSAADPAHADLRAEVEKAVRAHPVAAMATRPKSFGPILFSRYGGGQTYGSHVDDALMGGVRTDVSFTIFLADPDSYQGGELVMETAAGEMAFKLPAGAAIFYPSTTLHRVEPVTGGQRMAAVGWIRSYVRDPADRELLFDLDTARQSLFKAQGKTAEFDLLSKCLSNLLRKWMED; via the coding sequence ATGATCCTGCCCGTCGCCGATATCCTTACGCCCGACCAGGTCGCGGCCATCCTCGATCGCCTGTCCGCTGGCCGTTTCCAGGACGGCAAGGCGACGGCGGGCTGGCACGCCAAGTTGGTCAAGCACAACGACCAGCTCAGCGCCGCCGACCCCGCCCATGCCGATCTGCGTGCAGAGGTGGAGAAGGCGGTGCGGGCGCATCCCGTGGCCGCCATGGCGACGCGGCCCAAAAGCTTCGGTCCCATCCTGTTCAGCCGCTACGGCGGCGGCCAGACCTATGGCAGCCATGTCGACGATGCGCTTATGGGCGGCGTCCGCACCGACGTGTCCTTCACAATCTTCCTGGCCGATCCGGACAGCTACCAGGGCGGGGAGCTGGTGATGGAGACCGCGGCGGGGGAAATGGCCTTCAAGCTTCCGGCGGGCGCGGCCATCTTCTATCCCTCGACCACCCTTCACCGGGTTGAACCGGTCACCGGCGGTCAGCGGATGGCCGCGGTGGGATGGATACGGAGCTATGTCCGCGATCCCGCGGACCGGGAACTTCTGTTCGACCTGGACACCGCCCGGCAGTCCTTGTTCAAGGCGCAAGGCAAAACCGCGGAGTTCGACCTCTTGTCCAAGTGCCTGTCCAATCTGCTCCGCAAATGGATGGAAGACTAG
- a CDS encoding phosphocholine cytidylyltransferase family protein yields MKAIILSAGQGKRLMPLTADRPKCLIELSGLSLLEWQIRALAANGVAEAVVVTGFAADMVDRAIERMAVPGISVRTLYNPFYALADNTASCWVARHEMQGEFLILNGDTLLEPAVVKQLLTRATAPITVTIDRKDDYDADDMKVQDVDGALLAIGKTLPLDIVTGESIGFLRFSAEGGRLFREEVERTMRTPEGLRRWYLSVIDTIAKQTGAVGTVSIEGLEWGEMDFPADVARNKELTSGWLARANQREKVRV; encoded by the coding sequence GTGAAAGCGATCATCCTCAGCGCCGGCCAGGGCAAGCGCCTGATGCCGCTCACCGCCGATCGGCCGAAATGCCTGATCGAGCTGTCCGGCCTGTCCCTGCTGGAATGGCAGATCCGCGCCCTGGCAGCCAACGGCGTGGCCGAGGCGGTGGTCGTCACCGGCTTCGCCGCCGACATGGTGGACCGCGCCATCGAGCGCATGGCCGTGCCCGGTATTTCCGTGCGCACGCTGTACAACCCCTTCTATGCGCTGGCCGACAACACGGCGAGCTGCTGGGTCGCCCGGCATGAGATGCAGGGCGAGTTCCTGATCCTCAACGGCGACACGCTGCTGGAGCCGGCGGTGGTGAAGCAGCTGCTGACACGTGCCACGGCCCCGATCACCGTCACCATCGACCGCAAGGACGATTACGACGCAGACGATATGAAGGTGCAGGACGTGGACGGCGCGCTGCTGGCGATCGGCAAGACGCTGCCGCTGGATATCGTGACGGGCGAGAGCATCGGCTTCCTGCGCTTCAGCGCGGAAGGCGGCCGCCTGTTCCGGGAAGAGGTAGAGCGCACCATGCGCACGCCGGAAGGTCTGCGCCGCTGGTACCTGTCGGTGATCGACACGATCGCCAAGCAGACCGGCGCGGTCGGCACCGTTTCCATCGAAGGGCTGGAGTGGGGCGAGATGGATTTCCCCGCCGATGTGGCCCGCAACAAGGAGCTGACCTCCGGCTGGCTGGCCCGTGCCAACCAGCGTGAGAAGGTCCGGGTCTGA
- a CDS encoding ribonuclease Z: protein MFQVTFLGTGATVPSADRGLSSLMVEHEATRVLVDCGEGTLRQIRKAHLGMRRLDRVLLTHGHLDHVLGLAGIASTLELWDQASGLTIHGSDTALQVARTLLDQVVWPEDGPAIRVEYQEVKRDSPVLDQNGLRITAFPVRHHETHSFGYLFEEAGRRPMDVGKLEELGVPAGPDRHRLTEKGSIDLPDGRTVRLEDVLGPPERGARLAVVGDAERIDDLVEPVRGADLLVIEATYVTADEGTARSRGHLTVRDACELAKRAEVRRLLLTHQSSRYDPEAVRREAQEFFPAAEIAKDFDRVRAEASAG, encoded by the coding sequence ATGTTCCAGGTCACTTTCCTTGGCACCGGGGCCACCGTGCCCTCGGCCGACCGCGGCCTGTCCTCCCTGATGGTGGAGCATGAGGCGACGCGCGTCCTGGTGGATTGCGGCGAGGGCACCCTGCGCCAGATCCGCAAGGCCCATCTGGGCATGCGCCGCCTGGATCGGGTGCTGCTGACCCATGGGCATCTGGACCATGTGCTGGGGCTTGCCGGCATCGCGAGCACGTTGGAGCTGTGGGACCAGGCAAGCGGCCTCACCATCCATGGCAGCGACACCGCCTTGCAGGTCGCCCGCACGCTGCTGGACCAGGTGGTCTGGCCGGAGGATGGGCCGGCCATTCGGGTCGAGTACCAGGAGGTCAAGCGCGACAGCCCGGTGCTGGACCAGAACGGGCTCCGCATCACCGCTTTTCCCGTCCGTCATCATGAGACGCACAGCTTCGGCTATCTGTTCGAGGAGGCCGGGCGGCGGCCGATGGATGTCGGTAAGCTGGAGGAGTTGGGCGTTCCCGCAGGGCCGGATCGGCATCGCCTGACGGAGAAGGGCAGCATCGACCTGCCCGATGGGCGCACGGTGCGTCTGGAGGATGTGCTCGGCCCACCGGAGCGGGGCGCCCGGCTGGCTGTGGTCGGGGATGCGGAGCGCATCGACGATCTCGTCGAACCTGTCCGCGGGGCCGACCTGCTGGTGATCGAGGCCACCTATGTCACCGCCGACGAGGGAACGGCCCGGAGCCGCGGTCATCTGACCGTGCGCGATGCCTGCGAGCTGGCCAAGCGGGCAGAGGTGCGCCGGCTGCTGCTGACCCACCAGTCCAGCCGCTATGATCCCGAGGCCGTGCGCCGGGAGGCGCAGGAATTCTTCCCCGCAGCGGAGATCGCGAAAGACTTCGACAGGGTGCGGGCGGAAGCGTCGGCCGGCTGA
- a CDS encoding MarR family winged helix-turn-helix transcriptional regulator — MNFRFRPEDAITLCLVDLANAISRQSEAILEQAGLTAPQWTVLLNVAGDANFQDICRQGGSIFSSEIAAARGLSRPHISATVTELIRKGLIRQDDDPADRRRKLLSISAEGLSVLRRLQPLRQSINDALLGDLPLEQREALLDTLVRLRHRARTLEAAPEPALRAAV; from the coding sequence ATGAACTTCCGCTTCCGTCCCGAGGACGCCATTACCCTGTGCCTCGTGGACCTCGCCAATGCCATCTCGCGGCAGAGTGAGGCGATCCTCGAGCAGGCGGGGTTGACCGCGCCGCAGTGGACGGTTCTGCTGAACGTCGCCGGCGATGCGAACTTCCAGGACATCTGCCGGCAGGGCGGCAGCATCTTCTCTTCCGAGATCGCGGCCGCGCGCGGCCTTTCCCGCCCGCACATCAGCGCTACCGTGACTGAACTGATCCGCAAGGGACTGATCCGCCAGGACGACGATCCGGCGGACCGCCGCCGCAAGCTGCTGTCCATCAGCGCCGAAGGCCTGTCGGTGCTTCGCCGCCTGCAGCCGCTCCGCCAGTCGATCAACGACGCGCTGCTGGGCGATCTGCCGTTGGAGCAGCGTGAGGCGCTGCTGGACACGCTGGTCAGGTTGCGGCATCGGGCGCGCACATTGGAAGCGGCACCCGAGCCGGCCTTGCGCGCTGCTGTCTGA
- a CDS encoding TIGR01244 family sulfur transferase, protein MALSPRKLDDRVSAASQITEEDIAEAAAQGFRTIINNRPDGEEPGQLPAERAAQVAKAHGLAYVYIPVNAQTMGPAVAEEFGRAVEANEGPILAHCRSGTRSTHLWAMAEARKGDKPVEDIIGRASSAGYDLEPLRPALQRLAGG, encoded by the coding sequence GTGGCGCTTTCCCCCCGTAAACTCGACGACCGCGTCTCCGCCGCCTCCCAGATCACGGAAGAGGACATCGCCGAAGCGGCGGCCCAGGGCTTCCGGACGATCATCAACAACCGCCCGGACGGGGAGGAGCCCGGCCAGCTTCCGGCCGAGCGCGCCGCCCAGGTCGCCAAGGCCCACGGCCTCGCCTATGTCTACATCCCCGTGAACGCCCAGACCATGGGACCCGCCGTCGCCGAAGAGTTCGGGCGGGCGGTCGAAGCGAATGAGGGGCCGATCCTGGCGCACTGCCGCAGCGGTACCCGCAGCACCCATCTCTGGGCCATGGCGGAAGCGAGGAAGGGCGACAAGCCGGTTGAAGACATCATCGGCCGGGCCTCATCCGCCGGTTACGACCTTGAGCCGCTGCGGCCCGCCCTGCAGAGACTGGCCGGCGGCTGA